The genome window TTGCATTTAGAGTTCTCGTCATGAACACATCACTCCCGCCCTACCGCACCTCTGCCCACTCCACGGCGGCTCACACTGCCACCGTCGCCTCTGGCACTCCACGCACTCCACATACCCGCCGCGCTCTCTCGGTTGCCGCTTTCGCGGCGGTCGCCCTGACGCTCTCGGCCTGCGCACCGGGCGCCGGAGCCGGCGGCGGGGACTCCTCCGCCGAGACCGCCGGCGGCTCGGCCACCACTGACTCCACGGACGGCGCAGATGCCGCTGAACCGGTCAACGCCGCGCAGCGGGACTCCCGCGCCGAGGTTCCCACGCTGAGCCCCCGCGTGGTCCTCAGCCATGACGGCGGGCTGATCACCCTGGACGGTGAGACCGGCGAGGTGGTCCACGAGGAAGAGCTGGCCGGATTCCTGCGCCTCAACAACGCCGGGGATGGCCAGCACGTCATGGTGTCCAATGGAGACCAGTTCGAGGTCTACAACTCGGGCATCGATGCCCAGGGCCACGGAGACCACTTCCACTACTACGAGTCGGATCCGGGGCTCAGCGGCATCGAGTTCGACGCCCCCTACGCCGGCCACGTAGTGGTCCACCACGGCCTGACCACACTGTTCGGGGACGGTGACGGATCCATCCAGACCTTCACATCCGAACACCTCAAGGACGGGCAGCCGCGCACGGAGACGACCGCCACGGACGATCCCCACCACGGTGTGGCCCTGCAGCTCATCGACGGCACCCTGCTGACCACCCAGGGCACCGAGGAGGGGCGGAACACCGTGCAGGTGAAGAGCACCGGGGACAACGGTGAGAACGGTGAAGTTCTGGCGGAGACCACGGACTGCACCGGTGTGCACGGTGAGGCGGCGGCCGCCCCGAACGAGAACGGCGACGTGGTGGTGCTGGGGTGCGAGGACGGCCCGGTCATCTACCGCGACGGCGAGTTCCACAAGGTCGCGGCCGAGAACGAGTACCAGCGCACCGGCAACCTGGCCGGGTCCGAGGACTCCTCGGTGATGCTCGGTGACCTGAAGACCGATGCCGAGGCCGAGTTCGAACGGCCCACGCAGGTCGCCCTCATCGACACCCTGACCGATTCACTGCAGACCGTGGACCTGGGCTCCTCCTACTGGTTCCGCTCCCTGGCCCGCGGCCCGGAGGGTGAGGCCCTCGTGCTGACCTACGACGGCGAGCTCAACGTCATCGACGAGGAGACCGGTGAGATCACCGCCGAGATCCCGGCCATCGAACCGTGGGAGGAGAAGGAGGAGTGGCAGCAGCCCGGCCCCATCCTCAAGGTCGCGGACTCCATGGCCTACGTGACGGACGCCGAGAATCAGCAGCTCGTGGTGATCGACTTGGAGGCCGGCGAAGTCGTCAACGAGTTCGACCTGGAGGTCACCCCGGTCGAGATGGCCGTGGTCACCGGTCACCCGGAGGCCCCGGAACATGAAGCGAGCGCCAGCGGCGCCGGCCACTCCGGCGACGAAGAAGCCACCGAAGAAGAAGGTCACGAAGGGCACGATCACTAACGGTGAAGGGCCGATAGGCAAGCCCTGAGGCCTTTCCGAGACCGAATGGTGTCGGAAAGACCCTCAGGGCTTGCCTCTATTACTTTTGCTCCAGCAAGTAGGGGAAGGTGTGAACCTCAGCCGTACCGTCGGGACGCCCGAAGACGACTTCGTGTGCGATGTCCACGAAGAAGCCGTTCTCGACGACGCCGGGAATCTGGTTCAGGGCCACCGTGAGCTCACGGATGGACCAGGCTTCGTCCAGCTTGACGTCGAGAATGTAGTTACCGTTGTCCGTGATGATGGGCTGTCCGTCGCGCTCACGACGGTAAATCAAGGTGTCCTCCGCGTATCCGTACTCCACGAGCAGCCGGCGGATGGCCTGTGCGGTGGTGTTCCAGGAGAACTGAATGACCTCGATCGGAAGGGGGAAGGCACCCAGAGTGTCGACGGCTTTGAGCTCATCGGCGACGATGACCACTTTGTCCGAGTTCCGGGCCACCAGCTTCTCCCAGAGCAGGCACGCGCCGCCGCCCTTGATCATGGAGCCCTCCGCATCGATCTCGTCGGGACCGTCGACGCAAACGTCGAGGCGACCGATCTCGTCCAGCTCGGCCAGCGGAATGCCCAACTCCAAGGCGAGATCATGGGTGGAACGGGAGGTTACGGCACAGATGATGTCCAGGTTCTCTGTCCGGAGCCGCTCAGCCAGAGCCCGGACAAAGTAGTGGGACGTGGTCCCTGATCCCAGCCCGATCTTTCCGCCGTCGAAGACGTAGGTCTCGGCGGCATAGTGTCCTGCCGCCAGTTTGGCCCGGTCCTGTTCGGAACGGGTGACAATCGTGGGAAGGTCCATTTCTCTCCTCTTGGTGGTCGTCATGGTGACGTCAGGGCTGTTAGATTCTGGATGGTTCAAGGACGAGTCCGGGCAGGTCGAAGTAACTGTCCAGCCGTAAGCCCTTGACCTCCACGGGTGCCCAGCCGACGGCGAGGAAGTCGACGTCAGCCCCGGTGGCCGCTGCTTCATCGATCACGGAGTCACCCACGTAGAGCCCGGTTGCCGGGGACTCGCCGAGGGCCTCGAAGCAGGCGATTACATGGGCCGGGTCCGGCTTCGAGCTCGGCACGGCGTCATTGCCGACGATCCCCCGGAAGTACCGGGTGATCCCCAACTCCTCCAGCACGATCTCGGCCATGACCTGCGATTTGTTGGTGCAAACGCCCATGGCGATGCCGGCCTGGTCCAGGGCGGCCAGTGCCTCCCGAACTCCGGGGTACACCGTGGACAGCTCAGCCGGCCGGGCCCGATACTCTGCGGCGTACCGGGCATGGACCTGCTTCAGCTCGCCGACTGCACCAGGCATCCCGGCCGTCGACTGGGCCAAGGCCCCCTCGACCAGGCGAAGGGATCCCTCTCCCAGCAGACCGACCACTTCCGCAGCCCTGAGCTCGCGCCCGCCCACCGGCCTGATGGCCTCGTTCAGGGCCGCCGTGATGTCCTCGCTGGAATCGACCAGCGTCCCGTCCAAGTCAAAGACCACCGATGTGTAGTTGGTCATGGCGTCATCTCCTTCTGTCCGCACGCCGCCCGGTAGGCGGCCAAGCCGGCCATCATGGCCTTGAATTCCCTGAAGACGTTGTCGTAGAGCCCTGCGATCCCTGGGTTCGGGTCCGTGTACTCTTCGGTGCCCACGGCCTGGAGGGCATCGTCCAAGTCCCGCCACCGTCCGACGCCGATGCCGGCTAGCAGTGCCGCCCCGTAGGCCGCCCCGCCCTGTCCGCCTCGGACAAACTCGATCCGGGTGTTGAGGACGTTAGACAATGTCTCTTTCCACAGGGGGAACCTCGCGGCCCCACCCGATGTGAGCACGCGGTCGGCCTGAAGGCCGAGAGACGCGAAGAGGTCGCGAATCTCGCGCACGTTCAGCAGGGCGCCCTCGATGCCAGCACGGGCCATGTCCGCGGCGGTATGCCGCAGGTCCAGCCCGAACCACGCGGCACGGAGGCCGGGATCCGGGTAGGGGCACCGCTCTCCCACGAGATAGGGGGCGAACCGAAGCCCCTGGGAGCCAGGCTCCGCGGACTCGGCCAAGCGGACGACGTCGGCGACCTTTAGGTCCTCCTTGACGGTGGACAAGGCCCGAGTGAGCCACAGGAGGGTCTCACCACAGGTCAGGGCCACCCCCATGACGTGCCACCGCCCGGGTTCGTTGCCGCAGGAGACCTGGACCCGGGCGCCGACATTGTCAGGGCAGTGCTCGGCGGCCTGCGCCACGATCCCCGCCGTGCCGATGGTGATGCCCATGGCCCCCTCCTGAGTGATGCCCATGGAGGTCGTCTGCAGGACGGAGTCACCTCCCCCGGCGACCACCGGAATCCCGGCGGGCAGCCCCAACTCCTCGGCAGTTGCGCTCGAGAGGTACCCCGTCACCTCCGAGGATTCGAAGACGGTGGGCATCAGCCCACGGGGCAAACCTAGGAGCGTGAACATCTCGTCGCTCCATCGGCGGTTCCGCACATCGAACAGACCCGTTCCGGAGGCGTCGGAGACGTCTGTCGCGTTGATCCCGGTCATCCGATAGCGGAGGTAGTCCTTGGGCAGGAGGACGGAGGCTACCTGCGCGAAGGACTCCGGCTCGCACTGCTGCAGCCACAGGATCTTGCCCGCCGTGAATCCCGCCAACGCGGGATTGTTCGTCAAGGCCAGGAGCCGGTCCTGCCCTCCGACTCGCTCGACGATCTCCTGGACCTGGGCATCGGTGCGGTTGTCGTTCCAGAGGATGGCCGGTCGCACCACCTCTCCGGCATCGTCCAGGGCCACCAGGCCGTGCATCTGACCGGTGAGCCCGATCCCGGCGATACGCAGTTCTGGATGCTCATCCACTACCTCGCGTACGGCCTCGGCCGTGGCGCGCCACCAGTCGAGGGGGTCCTGTTCCACCCACCCGGATTCCGGAGAGTGCAATGGGTACGTGCGTGTCGCCGAGACGACGATGGCGGCCTCCTCGTCAACGGCCACCACCTTGACCGAGGATGTGCCCAGGTCCACGCCGAGGTAGCAGGATGTCGTGGTCGGTTCCATGTCAGTACCGGATCCTCAGGTGTTTGATGTTCAGGTAAGCGTGGAGGCCCTCCGGCCCATGCTCGTAACCGTGACCCGATCCCTTGCGTCCGCCGTAGGGCGCGTTCATGATGCCCGCATCCGGGTTGTTGACGGCAACGTTCCCGAAATCAAGCCGGTGGCCCATCTCGAAGATCTCGGAGACGTCGGTGGCATAGAGATAGGCGGCCAGCCCGGCCGTTGTCCCATTGGCCAGCTCGACGGCCTCGTCATTGTCATCGAAGGCTGTCACGCCGACGACGGGGCCGAAGGTCTCCTCGGTGGCGATCAGGCACTGGTCATTGACGTTGTCCACGACCGCCGGCTGGACCCAGGTGCCGGGGCGGTCGATCGCTGTTCCGCCGACCACCACCGTGCCGCCATTGTCCCGGGCATCGGCAATGTGGTCCAGGAAGCGGTCCTGGATCTCCGCGTTCGTGACCGGGCCGACGTCGGGGTCCTCGGTACCGGGGCCGACGGACAGGCCTACCACGGCTGCGGCGAGCTTCTCCACGAACTCGGCGTGGACCGCCCGCGCCACGTAGACCCGGTTGATGGCGATGCAAATCTGCCCCGCATTGCGGAATCCGCGGCGCAGACAACCTGCCACGGCGTCGTCGATGTTCGCTGTGGCGGTGACGATCTGCGGACAGGAGCCTCCCAACTCCATGGAGACCGGCAGCGCATGAGCCAGGCCACGCGTGATCGCCGCGCCCGTGCGTCCCGAGCCGGTGAAGGCCACCTTGTCGATGCCCGGGTGGGATGTCAGCTGGCCTCCCGTGGTCCCGGCGCCGAGGATCAGGTTGGCCACACCCGAGGGCAGACCCACCTCGGCGAGCAGCCCGAACAGGCGCACCGCCGAGGTGGGCGTGTACTCGGAAGGCTTGAGCACCATGGTGCAGCCGGCCGCCAGGGAAGCCGCTAGCTTCCACCCGATAAGTTCCAGTGGATAGTTCCAGGGCGAGATCGCCGCGACCACACCGATGGGCTCGTAGCGGACGATGCTGGTGACGTTCCTAGCCTCATTGGGGATGGTTCGGCCGTAGACGCGCACTGCCTCTTCCGCGTAGTACTCGAACGCTTCGGCCAGCTTACTGACCTCGCCCCGGGATTCGCCGATCGGCTTGCCCATCTCCCGGGTGATGTCCTGGGCGAGGGGCTCCAGGTCACGGCGCACCAACCCGGCCAGCTGGCGCAAGAGTGCCCGTCGATCGAACTCGGTGGTCTGCCTCCAAGCTCCAAAGGCCTTCCGGGCCGAGGCGACAGCCTGATCGACGAGCTCCTGACCGGCCTCCCGGATACGCGCACAGGTCTCGCCGGTGGAGGGGTCCACGACGTCGGTGGCCGTTCCGGTGCCGTCGACCCAGGATGCTCCGATCAGGTTTTTCAAGGGGGTCTGGTTCATGGTCATGAGGGGTCCTTTCACAGGGACGGTCAGCGGGTTCCGGGAATGGCCACGGGGCAGCGCAGGGCCTGTCCCAGTACGCCGCGGACCGCTTCCTCGCCGGCCAGCCGCTGGAGGTTATCGATGGATTCACTGGAATAGAACGCCGCATGCGGAGTCAGGATGACCTCGGTCAGGTTCCTCAGCGGCGAGTTGTCGGCCAGGGGCTCCGGGTCGAAGACATCGAGTCCGGCTCCGGCGATCCGCCCGTCACGGATGGCCTCCGCCAACGCCTCCTCGTCCACGATCGGACCGCGGCTGGTATTGACGATCACTGCTCCCCGGGGCATCTTGGCCAGCGTGTCCTTGTTGATCAGACGCACTGTTTCTGGAGTGGCCGGCAAATGCAGGCTGAACCCCTGAGCGGAGGCCAGTACCTCGTCCAGGGACAGCAGTTCCACATGATGTTCGGCCGCCGCCTCTGGATTCGTGTACGGGTCATAGCCCACGATCCGGAACCCGAAGGGATGCAGGCGGTCCGCCAGGGCACAGGAGATTCGTCCGACCCCGAGAAGGCCGATCGTGATGCGCCCGAATGACGTCAGGGGCCCAACCTGGACCGGAGCCACCCAGCCCTTGTCACGGATCTGGGTCGTGTAGTGCGGCAGCCGCCGCAGCAGCGCAAGCATCATGGCTGCGGCGTGATCCGCCACGGTGTCGATGCCATAGTCCGGGACATTGGCCACATTGACGCCCAGGTCCCGCGCGGCCTCCAGGTCCACACTGTCCACCCCGACCCCGTATCGGATGACGGTCCCGCCGCGGTTCATGGCGGCCATCTGCTCCCGTCCCATGGGGGCGAAGTTCGTGATGACGGCGTCCGCCCCGGACACGGCACGGATTGTCTCCTCCGGAGTCGTGCACTGAAAAACGGAGAAGTCAGCTCCGATAGCCTCGGCGAGTTCTCGTTCCTGCCTGACGTCTCCAAAGGCGTGGTCGGTGACAACGATCTTC of Citricoccus sp. K5 contains these proteins:
- a CDS encoding C-terminal binding protein, giving the protein MKIVVTDHAFGDVRQERELAEAIGADFSVFQCTTPEETIRAVSGADAVITNFAPMGREQMAAMNRGGTVIRYGVGVDSVDLEAARDLGVNVANVPDYGIDTVADHAAAMMLALLRRLPHYTTQIRDKGWVAPVQVGPLTSFGRITIGLLGVGRISCALADRLHPFGFRIVGYDPYTNPEAAAEHHVELLSLDEVLASAQGFSLHLPATPETVRLINKDTLAKMPRGAVIVNTSRGPIVDEEALAEAIRDGRIAGAGLDVFDPEPLADNSPLRNLTEVILTPHAAFYSSESIDNLQRLAGEEAVRGVLGQALRCPVAIPGTR
- a CDS encoding aldehyde dehydrogenase: MTMNQTPLKNLIGASWVDGTGTATDVVDPSTGETCARIREAGQELVDQAVASARKAFGAWRQTTEFDRRALLRQLAGLVRRDLEPLAQDITREMGKPIGESRGEVSKLAEAFEYYAEEAVRVYGRTIPNEARNVTSIVRYEPIGVVAAISPWNYPLELIGWKLAASLAAGCTMVLKPSEYTPTSAVRLFGLLAEVGLPSGVANLILGAGTTGGQLTSHPGIDKVAFTGSGRTGAAITRGLAHALPVSMELGGSCPQIVTATANIDDAVAGCLRRGFRNAGQICIAINRVYVARAVHAEFVEKLAAAVVGLSVGPGTEDPDVGPVTNAEIQDRFLDHIADARDNGGTVVVGGTAIDRPGTWVQPAVVDNVNDQCLIATEETFGPVVGVTAFDDNDEAVELANGTTAGLAAYLYATDVSEIFEMGHRLDFGNVAVNNPDAGIMNAPYGGRKGSGHGYEHGPEGLHAYLNIKHLRIRY
- the xylB gene encoding xylulokinase, which codes for MEPTTTSCYLGVDLGTSSVKVVAVDEEAAIVVSATRTYPLHSPESGWVEQDPLDWWRATAEAVREVVDEHPELRIAGIGLTGQMHGLVALDDAGEVVRPAILWNDNRTDAQVQEIVERVGGQDRLLALTNNPALAGFTAGKILWLQQCEPESFAQVASVLLPKDYLRYRMTGINATDVSDASGTGLFDVRNRRWSDEMFTLLGLPRGLMPTVFESSEVTGYLSSATAEELGLPAGIPVVAGGGDSVLQTTSMGITQEGAMGITIGTAGIVAQAAEHCPDNVGARVQVSCGNEPGRWHVMGVALTCGETLLWLTRALSTVKEDLKVADVVRLAESAEPGSQGLRFAPYLVGERCPYPDPGLRAAWFGLDLRHTAADMARAGIEGALLNVREIRDLFASLGLQADRVLTSGGAARFPLWKETLSNVLNTRIEFVRGGQGGAAYGAALLAGIGVGRWRDLDDALQAVGTEEYTDPNPGIAGLYDNVFREFKAMMAGLAAYRAACGQKEMTP
- a CDS encoding HAD family hydrolase; translation: MTNYTSVVFDLDGTLVDSSEDITAALNEAIRPVGGRELRAAEVVGLLGEGSLRLVEGALAQSTAGMPGAVGELKQVHARYAAEYRARPAELSTVYPGVREALAALDQAGIAMGVCTNKSQVMAEIVLEELGITRYFRGIVGNDAVPSSKPDPAHVIACFEALGESPATGLYVGDSVIDEAAATGADVDFLAVGWAPVEVKGLRLDSYFDLPGLVLEPSRI
- the rpiA gene encoding ribose 5-phosphate isomerase A, yielding MDLPTIVTRSEQDRAKLAAGHYAAETYVFDGGKIGLGSGTTSHYFVRALAERLRTENLDIICAVTSRSTHDLALELGIPLAELDEIGRLDVCVDGPDEIDAEGSMIKGGGACLLWEKLVARNSDKVVIVADELKAVDTLGAFPLPIEVIQFSWNTTAQAIRRLLVEYGYAEDTLIYRRERDGQPIITDNGNYILDVKLDEAWSIRELTVALNQIPGVVENGFFVDIAHEVVFGRPDGTAEVHTFPYLLEQK